The Zeugodacus cucurbitae isolate PBARC_wt_2022May chromosome 4, idZeuCucr1.2, whole genome shotgun sequence genome includes the window GAGGCAAAGTTTACGATAAATATATGTGTTCGTTTTTATTCAATCTCAACAATGATTTCGTAGTTGATGCTACgagaaaaggaaataaaatacgTTTTGCCAATCATTCAATTAATCCGAATTGCTATGCCAAGGTAATGATGGTAACGGGAGATCATAGAATTGGAATATTTGCTAAACGCGCAATTCAACCTGGAGAAGAGCTGTTCTTCGATTATAGATATGGTCCTACAGAACAGCTAAAGTTCGTAGGTATAGAAAGAGAAATGGAAatagtataatgaaaaaataagacatcaaacaatatttgaatatctttttgatttattattaaaataaacaaaacttaattagtagttttcatttcatacagAAGCAGAAACATTAGCAATAATAGGTTTTGGTCGCGATTTGAATGTGAGTTTTTTTGTGCATAATGCACGAACTatatattcggtgtactgtCGCGATTTATTTTCTAGAACCACTGTGTTATCTAAAATTGTGCAATCGGCTATTTTATTTAGGGTAGCGTTTGGATCACTTGTCATATTTGTGTCGTTCAATGAAGACTTTccatctttgttttttaatttttctagtacAGCGAATGGTTTCTCCAATTTCTGCTCTCGTCCTTGTAGTATATGATGCCCAATTataagtatctaaaatatatgaaagaaaattaataaaccaaaatctaacattaaaaatataatattaataatactttACTGGCTGTCcgtatttattataatacaaGTCTCCTATGAATAGATTATGAATATTCTCTCCAGAACGAATTTCAAGATCTCCCTGAAGTTCAACAATTGCATATTCCTCCAGAGCAGTTGGTGAGGAcctgcaaaaaataaattatgcataaaaaatgatataacagtaaataatcaaacaatatgtatatgaattcaaaaaaaaaacaatgttttttcGAATCCGTATTTTACCTAAACTCAGAAAATCTATACTATTTGAGGTCTTACGTTTTTACTAAAATAGGCATCCTTCCATataaagttaaaacaaaaaataactacTATAATAATCACATACACAAATCACAAATTTCGCGCTTTCTGTAATAGCAGCTGATTTTGACATTAGTTACTTCAGTTCCACTGTTGTACCAAAGATGATCTATTTGCTTGTACTGAACGTACCTAGTCAGAGTACCTGTGCAagtgtgtttacattttttaattaatttacaaatcCTCAAACTTGGAACATGATACGCCTTCGCCAATTAACACGAATTTCTGTAAATAAATGCGTTTGCGCAgaggtaaaataaataaaaatgatgaaGCAAAGTGGTACATTTAATTGTGAAATGTTTAAAATCTTACATAAACTACTCACTTGCCTTTTGAAATGTtgccatatgtatgtgtatatattgtttttacaGCGTAATATTTTGGTGGGCAACAATGGTACTAGCTCTAAGGATGGACTAAAGGTATGGACGCAAAACCTTAATAAATACAGTACATCTGGAGCAGATGTGGTTAATAACAATCATGAGAGAGCAGACACTAACATATTGAAACGGGTATTAAATAAAGTGGGCTTTGCGCCAAATACCAAAACGGTTAGTATTATATTTAACTAgaaagatttttttcaaaataataatagaggTTTTATTGCTTAGCGCTTAAGGGTGGCCAGTCACATGTTATACGAAAGTGTAGCTGataaaataaactatataagtttttttaaagctttcgatATGCCCAATACATTCAATTCATGGTTTCTTGTGACCGAATTACATGTATGGATGCTACTTGTGCGTGCTATGGCTGAAGGTTCAGAATCTGGAGAAAACGGTCGTTTTATTCGAAACTGCATAGTGGAAGTTATGTGGGGCGATGTGAATACACGTGCTAAAAAGCTAGGCGCAAGTTTTCTATTactataaaacatatatatatatgtgtatgtattccGGTTTGAGCAATCTTTATTTGCAGGCACATAATCCATCTAAAACTCGACAACAAATAGAAATTCTCTCGGAACAATTTCAAGCAGCATTAATTGCTTACGACGAAGGCATAATGTCAGATGATCGAGTATTATCCGCTGCATTATGGCGTCGATTTTTCGCAATGAATTGTGATGATGTCGTAAAGATTGAACGTCTAGTAAAATATGTAAGAGAACAGATAGTTTCTCTAGACCAGCTATCACCTGATGAGTTtctacaaaaaccaaaaatatcgtGGATAGATCTGGACAAAGTATCTGTTTAGCTGCCATTAACAtaagtttattttttcaaacctTACTGCTACATAAACATGAATTattcattataaatttattgtaattcattaatgtattcaaatgtatttgagaatataaatatctgcaagtaaattaattatactaagattttgtattatttagatCAAATTCCTATGTCAGCAATACCTTCACTGGCTATTGCGCGCAGTTGACACTTACATAAGTAAGTCATAATACGTCGTTCGACATGTACTTTCAAATCGCTgggaattttgttaaataacttTGCCATTTGCTCATAGTTTAACATCCGTTCATGAATTATTTCATCTTCATTCTGCAAAGCAGCGCATTCCCTTTTCCCGAAACTCGAATTTGTAAGTTCTTCGTATTCGATATAGGCTTCATTATATGGGTAGTTGTTATATGATGAAGATCCCGATATAGTTTCCTCACTTGCTTCCAAGATCTTAGAATCCAAACGTTTTCTTTCACGTTTGTTATAACATAAACCTTTTATAGGTTTGTTGAAGCGGACAATTCTTTCAAGAAATCGCATACTTTCAAGGTAAGGCCAAGTAGATCCTCGAATTGTACCTTCTTTGGGACATAACTCGTGACAATGGCGCAGCTCTCGCTGGAAATGGTTTCGCAAATTATTCCAACGACTAAGACAGAAATCAGctttgaaaaccaaaaataaaataaataataatcatgCCTTAATAGTTAAAACATATCTTACAGCTTGTTCCCATTTCCGAAGCAATTGCATTCCATATGCGATTTTTCTCCTTCATGCATTCAAATGTTGAAAGGCCACCCCAGTGCCGGTGATATAGTACTGGATGTGGTTGTACCAGTGATATTAACTTAAAATCGAACGGACGGTTTTTCTTGTGGCTGGTTCTAGTCATTCTgctacaaaatttttgtttatctcTTAATTTCttaacataattaaaataaatcgaaTGTTAGTAAACACAAATATTGATGTTTCATGCAGTCATGTCAAAATGGATTTATTGATTGTGAATCTACGCAAACAATAATTGTTATCTCGATAATCCTATCCAATGGAGACTGCATATTGCTTGCGATTGTGAATAGTTATCACAATAATTATTCTAACCTTTGCTGGAAACTGTCATTGACCATAAAAAATAAAGGTCACCTCTTGAGGTAGAGTTTTCATCTcaacaaaaagtgaaacaaaCGCAAATACCAAAAACCATTGACAtaaaatgaatatgtatgcCGTAAAAAAGCACAGTTGATTTGAATACAAATGTTCTTAAGTTGAAGCGCCATAGCTCAATGCAAATGCaaacgtttgacagttgagttgaatatattcttaagcagaaactacatagctcgaGAATGCGAACATTACGTTGCTTACCATCTTGTTCGTTTTCAATCTCGAATATATAAAGTGTCTATGTGTATTACCTTATATCACAGCTGCTAACGCATTCAAAACCACATTTATGCAGGTGCTCGAGATTTACGCAGTCAAGCGCCTTTCAACGGATTTGCATACGCGAGCTATGGAGGTTCAGCGTTAGTAAAGAGTTCTACTGGTATTTATTGTTGAAGTTTCTATGAGAATTTTCCTTCCAGTTCGGATCGTCAGCTACCGGTAAACACCCCTGGTGGTAACCAGTTTACACCGTTCACTAGTGATCACCTATGCTTCACTAGCTGTTTCACCACATATCACCGTCCATATTTCACTAGTTATCTCACTACTTACATTCTGTTATATTTCACTACTTTTTTCACTACCTACCTTCTagtgtatattatattattcataattaaaaaacaaacgtaatttctttaaatatcaactaatttacatattaatttttatttctttacaattttaaaCTACATGAAACACAGTCTCGGACAATACTGGtccaaattttaattcattcCGACTGGTTTTCCAAGAGACTTCGTatactttatttgaaaaagGTAGAAACCCATTAAAAACAaaccaataaattaaaattgtataataaattacataCCTTATTTATCACTGcatttacctacaaaagtatgtatatcTTCAAGTTGCTTTCTGTATTAGGATGATTCCACCGATCCACAACCACATTTATACGAGTAGGGGTACCACTGTGATTGTGATTATATAAATcactataaatatatgtacactaTTCCAGAATGTTATTtacaagcaaatatttgcagACGTTTAAGCTCAAAcatgtacatgtgtacatatgtatgtaggtgcatgcaaataattttaaacacaaaGTTTTAACTCTTACCTCTTTTCTTTGCAATACAATCCTTTTACTGCTTCGTTCTCCTTTTGTTCACTTATTTATTAACTATTTCACTATATTCATTATCTACACTTAAAACACAGATTTATTAAACAATATGTAATCTTAATTAAGACCGAATTGACCCAATTTTGATGAAAGTATTGGAATTTCGGTAGTGGTGACTTCCTGGAGGAATCCAACCTTTTACAATGTAATCATCATCTCGGGGGAAAAATGGttgtttgttttacatttttttgatggttttccgctttttcttttttcacacTTAAGCCTAAAAAACATGAGAAATCACCCTTCCTAtggtaaattttttcatatatttttctaacGAGAGATTTCTCGAGGTCTAAGAACAGTCAAATGTTGCTGTTGGTCATATCCGGAAAATACGATGGATGCTAAAACGATGCAATTATCCCACCGTTTGGATTCATTAGTGATACGACCCATCATTTTACTTTTAgattcggttgttgttgttatacatacCTAGACCTTGCTTGCAGATAGAACGTAAGATTAATTGTCATCTAGGTCTACTTTGATTCCAAGCTCTAGACCGAATATAAATCAATTCCGGTGACGTAGGAAAGCTCTTCGTCGGTAAAAATCCCGGTTAATTTAGCTAACGTAAGACCGGCTGTCGTAGAGATTTCGATCAATGCGGATGGTCCACTGGAAGATTGCAGATTTAACTTCGGAATGAAATAATGGAGCCAATTCGCAAACTGGACACCTTTATACTTGTCCTTAACAAGACTCATATCCCTACTGATAAGGTTCTAAAGGAGAGCGCAGACTGAGATAACTCTACTATGTAATATTACGATTTCAAAATAATTCCAGTTGGCTGTACTTGTCGGCTTAAAAGTGTTGATATGATGAGCATAAATCGACTAAAAAGAGTGTACTAAAGCTTTTAATGACCGATATGTTGATTTCGTTATAGAGATTTAAAGCCATACTAAATAAAGTACACAATATATGGATTTTCGTCTTTTTCGATTTTGAATAGGTAGgttaattttgatataaataataaatataataaacgcTATTTTAGTCCGTGATCCATATTAATGATACCAAATATGATTGTTATCCACTtactatttcatttaatataaaaccCTACACCTCTACCTATCTACTATCTACTATAGTCGTTATCTCACCACCGTTATACCACAGACGGGGGACAAGGACATCATGAgtctattaattttcatttttatttagagaaatatttatttttttactttatttatttatttatttattcgtgtctttgttttgaaaattttcacagTTCACAACcttacaaattgaaaattgatgGATGATATAGGACCAATAGCAATTgggaacaaaattatttattgtgtcATTATAcgcaaaagttatttaaaatgttgtttAGGCTTTTTTCAGTTGTTCGCAAATTCATTTTGTGAATTCTGTGCCTTATCCTTATTAGCACATGATTACTTACAAAgtcttcattattttaaattatttataatttgtatgatTTATTTTAAGGAGTTTgattcaaataatttatgtgTATGATTTTCATatgctacatatacatatgttgaaatAAGTTAAACAAGAGTAGATGTGAAAATATAAGGACTTAATTAAGAAAAtgtaatacattttataatgcatttttaattgttgAGTAATTGCAAAGGTAAAATAGCCGAAAAATATATCAGCGTTTTTGCCGATTCATACAGCTATGGGGACACAATAGATATGACGAAGtacaatataacattttttacaatttggCACATTTTACgctctaaatttatttattattcataatccatatttttaatatgtttgcaATTGCAATctactattttaataaaatgttgaacAAACATTCTTAATTCAgcacatttgtattttttatctaacatttaagtaattttcacaaTTCTATGATACTTTCATTAATATGCTCGTTCACCCTGTTCTTTTAgatgtttttctatttattaattttactgcatgattttacacacttttactacaaaatatttctctgtgtaatttaattatattcaatttaaatcaCTTGAAATCTACATTTTCTGAATTAACGTCTAATGCTATGTCTACATGAGTATTATATATCTTTTGGTTTGCATTAGTAGCAAttattttgagccttttttttaattttcacgatTTGTTCACTCAtaacttgaatttttttatattttttttttaagaatatgcaTTCCACGCAATACATGTttagatatttcaaaatattcttagAACTAGATACCGATTTCAATTTGCTTGAAGTCTAGAatacatatctttaaaattgTGACGTGCAGCTTTTAACAGAGTTCAGAAATATTATTCACATTTGTTTGGTACTATTCATTCTTGATGAACACTGAATCGATTGCGATGGTGAAAAATCTTACACATATTGACGAGAATgctcattaataaatattccaagTTCCGTTTGAGTTTTAAGTTAAAAGtttccatataaaaattaatagtcCAAATAACGAAACATTCAAATCTAAGCTTTCAAGATGTTGAACGGAGCAATAGTTTTTAAAGTCCATTGCGCaaatttgatttaacatatatcattattaaatttaattctatttgggactttttagatttatttttttttctttaattccttattttcctttttcaattaaaagctATTTATTTGGCAATAAATGGATTTGATTTCACTTTTAATtagggtatatatatatatatgtaccaagttttaatataatttttgccTTTAAATTGCTATTACTGCTTAAATAAAgctcaaataaattcaaagaataatttttcgaatgcaTTACATTCGATGATGTGATTTTGAAAATTCATTATGAAATTGTGAAACATTTAAAACTATAAACTAAAGTAATCATActacaaactaaatatttagatCGTTTAACTAAATGTTAGGCTTTGGCTTCAAGtaaagttatttataaaaacaaaataaaatattattagtaaaaaaattcaatgaaatttagaGTTTTTGGATCTTAGCGTTTTTTTAATTGGCGTTACTTAACAAACGACATTGCAAACTAAGATCGGTTTAAGTAGTTTGTCAATAACATGTGTGTCGCCATTCATAATAATTCATAAACATCATCTTACACTAATAATTTGCGCGAATTTTTGCGTGATGCATAAATACTTTTTGATACTTCTAAATTTTGGTTTTGGTCGTTTAAATTGTTCAACTCTTAAAATGTACTTGTacaaattgtattattatattgatgTACGTATACTTTTACttcacaattaaaataatttgtagagAAGTTTTGTATGCGTATATTTTGATCCTACTTGTGCTAATCcgtttgtttttgcgttttacTTGTatcttttaaaaacattttgtgtGTCAACAAATTCAATAGCAATCCTACAATATGCTCTTAGCTGAACGACgtcaacgaaaatatttataaaaatacccTAGTTGGACATATAATTATCCCAACTCAGATTCAAGGATACAATATGGTATATctcaatattttatgtatgaCAATAATTTGAGCAAAATTTCATCCACTTTGAGTGTCCTTCAACGATGTATCGGAAGAGTTtggatatttgtttaaattgtgcGAAAGCAAAGCCCAAACACACTTATTAAGATACGTACAATAATTTTGGTTCGGTCTTTTcagaaatttacatttataaatttaaaaacaaattattatttgtttaattgatttttcaaaatttgttatatCATAGCTGCACTcgtaaacatttaaataactCTATATAAACTTTTACTTATGTCGTTATTTCATGATCAAATACTTTTTCAAGTAACTCTATATATAGACCATTTCTAATTATTTCAGGAAGGTCTTTGATTGCATATCGGAGTACATACATTGAGTACAGTTGTTTGGAAAATTAAATCATAATGGAAGTGATTTTTCAGTTATTCActtctttgtatttttatcacaagtAAATACaacacttttttgcaataatattcaagtactttgaatatttatatttaatagagaaacttttatttttttttttaaatattcaaatcattattatttttttaattaggaTATGTCTAAGTGTCGATTTTTTATCGCATTGATTTTTGCTTCTTTACGAATTCAAATAAATAGATATTTGAATAAAGCCATTGTTGTAAACAAGCTGCCGATGGGAAATCAATAAGTGATgaagtaaaatatattcatattttaaatgaCAATGTGTCATtacgatttatattttttagatattataGGTCGTCTTGAAATGTTGTTTTTAAGAACTTATGAGGAgtatggtataaaaattattgaatcagTAAATTCAAATAAGTAAGTTGAAATAATCTCATGTTTTATACTTCTTATAAGTATACGTGTGATATTAATGACATAATGTATATGCACAAACTAATGCACATCTATATTTTCCCCATAATAATTTGAATACACAAAACACTGTATACACTGCTTATGCACAAATTAAAGAAAGAGGAGACTttgttttttatgaatattctctataatattcatattttaacaACTATCAAATTCATATAAATGGTAATCAGCTAAAATATTTAGCCAAACCTGGGCATTCTCTTATTATTTGGATTTGGAAATTagtttgtaatattattttggcTTATGTTTTCTCATTTACTAgtagatatttgtatgtacgtatttatcatatttttaaatattggttGGACGACATTCAATTTAACCACTActcatttcttttattaaatttttaaattgttgataTTGTTTTAGCGCAATAcctttttcttaaatatatgtatgtatatgtgataatctttaactgtttttgttgtatactttgaatatttgatttaatCTCATTGTTTTTACGCTTAGCATGAGTATTTTTGGTtgctaattaaaaattgcattatttcTTGAGCATTTCGACGATTTCATTTTCTTCCtaatataacataaaatctttttccttatataatatattttcatttggttCCTTATGATGTGCAAAATATTGAGCGAATTTGTAAGAGTTGAGCATAGTTGCGATGACTTCCAGTCAGCAGACACTCGTAACATTGACAATTTCTCTCACTAATATGGTGCAAAACGATTGAATCCACCTCGATACATGGTTgcctttaattaaatttaaaacaattaatagtATTTGTTGaccatataagtatatatagtatatatatatgtaaaacttACACCATAGCCAGGCACTGGTCCGATTCCATGTCCTAAATAGGGATCCGGGTACTCCCTTGTTGCATATCTGGGTTTTTCAGAATATAAAGGAAACGACGTAAAGTTTGCATAATAAAATgatgatattaaaaaaacaatttctcgAAAAATGTTATTACTTGGGAGGTTGATAGTAGATTTTAAATGGTAATGATttcatgaaccgatttcaaattattatttccttGCTTATATATACACAGATATTGATTGACTGATTGATTGAGGTAACGATATTGGCATAAATAAGTAACTTAGGATGGCTGTTAGCAAAAATTATTCAGTTCTGTGAGTATTTTGCACGCATTAATTAAGGCAAATTCTAAATTAATCGAGTTTTCggtttttcttcttttcactttgctataaaaagaaataaaaaatgcagtgtGTGAAACAAAAAGTTGCATGGTAGattatacgtatatataaatgaaatcaaTATTGCAATAACTAAATTCCGATTAAAATCAATTGGCTTAATTAAGCGATTTGCTTTTTCacactaaatatttttaaaatgctgTATGTTCATTCACACAAGCCTAAAAGatattacataattatttttaattttataattagtatTCCAGTTCACAGGTATGAATGTGTTTTGAACTGATACCGTACTGATAAAAATGATATTCTCCCAGCTTCTGTTCATTTAATCATAGAATAAAGGCTTTTACcttttgtagaattttttccCACTTTAATTAATCTattcatcatatacatatgtatatatgtatatatatatatatattcattttagcAAGTTCAACAAGGAGGATAGAGCATTCCCTTAAAGAGGACACTGTTTTTGCAGATGCTAAGATAGATGACTCAATTGGAATTATAGAATCACATAAGATCGAACCAATATAAGTTGGATAGATATGGGTATGAGATTAGTgtaacattttgaaattttatttgacaaatttttttaCCCAAAGGAGACTTACCCAGCAACAGTAGCGTAACCGGCTAATGCCGGCTGTGCGGCGGCAGCTGCAGCGCCATATGCCGCCCTAGCGGCCACCGCTGTGTAGGTGGTGGCGGCTGTTGCGTACGCCTGTTGTGCTTGTGACAGTGGTGTCTTTAGAAGCGGAGCTGTAGCCTGCAAATGGtcagatacaaataaaaattaaagtgtcTCATATAAAGAAAACACTCAGAAGGATGAAAAAATATGCGTGAAGGTGGCAAAGCATTTTGCACGTTACTAACGAACAACGAAATTGTAAGTAACTggatataattgaaataattgtagatataattaaattgttggGATCGGAACTacttgcataaatatgtacatatgtctatttttttgttaaaatatacaattttataatgtGGGAAAGGTGATTATATAggttataaagaggaaataatcAAAGTATAgattattaaaaatacgttCACAGATTAAACAGGCCATGCTtaattctaaatataaaataaaaaatgtgaatatgTGTAACCCAGTGTGGATTTGTTCCATACAGCAACATCTGGAAAATTAAGCCAAGCCAACCAATAACCAATATAAAAGTAtgtttaaaatcataaatacacgaatataaatgtacataagtAAGAGAATGAAATGTGGGAAACAACGtaattataaaaagaaacaaCCATTGTATAGACATGCCTTTGAATACCTATACACATAGATAACAATTTTgccaaagtacatacataatctCCATACAAATAAGGATTGCTTCAACAACAATTCGCAAACATTGGAactaacaaaaaccaaacaattattaaataaaaataatgaatgaatcTATGTATGCAATGACATGGAACATATTTTTGGGttattacaaaatattcaaacaagcattttgaattaaaaattatatcaatttacGCAATGGACTTAGTAGACAACAATAAAAGaggaaataaaacaaacaagatACAACTTGTCACTGTTTTGAacaaattttgcttattttgtttACCAAAACGTTTTGTGGTACCGGAATGCGGTTGATCGTATGTGGGGAACTGTTTAGCGTTGTCACAGTGCGGCGCTGTAAGTTTTCAAGTAGATTATATGATAGAAatcgtttttgttgtatttatataactcaatattacagaatgtattatatatgcat containing:
- the LOC105213009 gene encoding chromosome transmission fidelity protein 8 homolog, with the translated sequence MPILVKTSSPTALEEYAIVELQGDLEIRSGENIHNLFIGDLYYNKYGQPILIIGHHILQGREQKLEKPFAVLEKLKNKDGKSSLNDTNMTSDPNATLNKIADCTILDNTVVLENKSRQYTEYIVRALCTKKLTFKSRPKPIIANVSASV
- the LOC105213015 gene encoding ubiquinol-cytochrome-c reductase complex assembly factor 1, producing MIRLRQLTRISVNKCVCAERNILVGNNGTSSKDGLKVWTQNLNKYSTSGADVVNNNHERADTNILKRVLNKVGFAPNTKTRLRVASHMLYESVADKINYISFFKAFDMPNTFNSWFLVTELHVWMLLVRAMAEGSESGENGRFIRNCIVEVMWGDVNTRAKKLGAHNPSKTRQQIEILSEQFQAALIAYDEGIMSDDRVLSAALWRRFFAMNCDDVVKIERLVKYVREQIVSLDQLSPDEFLQKPKISWIDLDKVSV
- the LOC105213014 gene encoding uncharacterized protein LOC105213014, which translates into the protein MTRTSHKKNRPFDFKLISLVQPHPVLYHRHWGGLSTFECMKEKNRIWNAIASEMGTSSDFCLSRWNNLRNHFQRELRHCHELCPKEGTIRGSTWPYLESMRFLERIVRFNKPIKGLCYNKRERKRLDSKILEASEETISGSSSYNNYPYNEAYIEYEELTNSSFGKRECAALQNEDEIIHERMLNYEQMAKLFNKIPSDLKVHVERRIMTYLCKCQLRAIASEDIYILKYI